A window of the Cannabis sativa cultivar Pink pepper isolate KNU-18-1 chromosome X, ASM2916894v1, whole genome shotgun sequence genome harbors these coding sequences:
- the LOC115711952 gene encoding lachrymatory-factor synthase yields MADEKFESKWEGKSSAQLKGLTANQVWPFLEDFCNFHKLHQAVDTCYQVDQDPSATVVAGTGRGLTRYCSSTSTSPSGESSVIWAKERLVEMDPAQRRLTYEVLDNNVGFKKWVATFEVVPIVEGGACEIQWSFVGEPPEGWNYESLVTFYDSSLQSISKKIEQALLMTSSV; encoded by the coding sequence ATGGCGGACGAAAAATTTGAATCCAAATGGGAAGGAAAATCTTCAGCCCAATTGAAAGGCCTAACGGCAAATCAAGTTTGGCCTTTCCTGGAGGATTTTTGCAACTTCCACAAGTTGCACCAGGCGGTTGATACGTGTTACCAAGTAGATCAGGACCCATCTGCCACAGTGGTCGCCGGAACTGGGCGAGGCCTGACCCGTTACTGCTCCTCCACAAGTACATCACCGTCCGGCGAGTCGTCAGTGATTTGGGCCAAAGAGAGGCTCGTAGAAATGGATCCAGCCCAAAGGCGTTTGACCTATGAGGTGCTCGACAACAACGTTGGATTTAAGAAGTGGGTGGCCACTTTCGAAGTTGTCCCTATCGTCGAAGGCGGCGCGTGTGAGATACAGTGGTCGTTCGTGGGAGAACCGCCAGAAGGTTGGAATTATGAAAGCTTGGTAACCTTCTATGACTCTTCTCTCCAATCCATTTCTAAGAAAATTGAACAAGCTTTGTTGATGACCTCTTCTGTTTAG